The genomic interval CCTCCCACTTATTCCCTTTTCCAGTTTGTTCTTGCCACATATGGTGTTTTTGCACTCACGGCTGCCGTCTACATGATGAGACACAGCAGGAAGGAGGAACATGAAACAGCATCTGCCTCATCATAAACTACAAATAGAAATAGTTAAAGGGGGTTAAGAATACAATAAATTATTCTGCATCACTACATGAGTGGACCGTGGTTAATGAAGCTCGTGTTTCTGCATGTAACTGGTCAGATGTTTAATTTTTCTATCATGTACAcgattgtcatttaaaaaaatattaaaagtccCAATAAAATGGGAGCAGTGACAGAACTGTTCCTCTATACTGTGCTGTACATCCGAGTGCAACTTGGTTGTATGCATCAAGTGTTAATTGAatgttgaaatataaatgttgGTTGCACTCATAAGTGAATGAAGATGAACATGAGTTTGAAGGACAAGATTTACGCGGATGAAGTCCTGCTTTCGTCACCGAGAGAAAAGTCTATCGCTTGGGAACAATACTTCCATGTTTGATGTGTGGTAAACAATAAAACCTATAACATCCATTTCGCATATAATTTCATGCAGACtataatgttttttaatcttGTTGTAGTTGTTTTAAGTCTCTGGTGGTTTGCCAGTAGAGTGCAGTGTAAGCTTATTACCAAGTACATTTCTTGGAACCCGTTTGCATGGTCTGTTCTAAAGGCAAATTTTGTGGTTATTTTAACAGCTGTTGGTTTTAGGTTAGTGAAACTAGCTGGTCAGATAGGGATGTTTTcctgtaaaatgaaatgtttagaaATGATTTCAGAAATAACAGTGCtgttgtaatgtgtttttttttttccttttatcctGCTTTTTGTTTCAGGATGATCATGCCAGTTCATCGTAATCAGGTGTCATTCTGAAAGTGAATCTTCGTTTAACCTAATTATTCTGAAATCTACACTATCACATTATTATGCTAATCAACAAATAACTGAAGTACTATCCATTTTCTTTAATACAATATGCTTGTTTTCCTCTTTACGGTGTTATACTATACAGTTATGCCAATCATGTCTCTCTCTGACTGTCAGTATTTAAATCTTTTATCTTTCAGATATTTACACCTACTTATGACACGATCTATACCTAGGTCAGCTAAAgtgaaactgaaatgaaaaagcaGCTGTGTGCACCAATGGTGGGATgtggtaaatctttttttttttcctatgaaGTTACAGCAGTATCCTACTCAACTGCAAAATTTTAGGTGATTGTGCAAGCAGTTGATGTCAGTTGCATAAGATCTCTGGTATTTTGGGGCTCATCTCATCCTTTTAAAGGTCCTTCAGGTGAAAATACAACTGGATTCATCTGCAGTACAGTGCAaggtattttttttctgaaatatgccaacaaaacatgcacatttatagctaagataaattaaaatatgatttatccTTTATTGATTGATTACTTATAATGGTtcaaacaaacatgtttgttaaatatataaactggGATTTGATTTGGGAGTGTTTTCTAAGATGAACTTAATGTAGGATGAATTATTCCATGTATACATTCTGCTTTGCCACTCAGAGGATATTTTTAGAGATCATCTGATTACTGTAAGAGTCGGAAGCAATCTACAGAGAGAACAGTTAATCATAACATTCATTTAAAGTCGAAACTATGTATGTATTCAGTTAAATGctgctttttctttttatgttgcacatatacaacagctgtctggtgcAAGATTGGTTACTTTAACATTTTTTGGTtgcctttttatttagttttctcttagtaaaaataaaaatcatattttgttttttaatgggtGTATCAGGGCCATAACAATCATAGACTTCAAGGTGGACATTGTCtcttaatattcaaaataatgtttgatttttatAGGATTTTCAGTGGCTGATTCTTATAGGCCTTTAAATTTAAgttcatatttatgtttttttttctgcagtactataaaataataacaataataataataataataataataatcttactattaaatgcaataaactATTGATTTATATGTGTACTAGTAGAGGATGATGTGGATTTACATAAGTAGGCTATCATTTCCATACATTTccaaatctattaaaaaaaacattttcatttttatttcattttaatttttttttttttttttatgtgtagctCATATGTCTGTTTAGGGTTACAGTcttaaacaacaacattaaaccaGGATAAGACCTGGTACTTTAACCTCTTAACCTGTCGTAAGACGAGATGAGTTGAAGATCACGTGATTTAGAGTAAAACATGCCTCCCgaaatgaaagtgaaagagaCCTCAGATATAAAACAGCAGGCTAAATAACAACGTAAAATACACAGTCGTCAACACATACTGCAGTAGCTTGCTTATAACAAGCTTTTAATGTTCATTATTTGCTGAATCCCCAATATATTCGCCACTTTGAAGGTGACCTAGCCTATTTTATCTAGAGGCAGAGAGAGCTGCCAAAATCCAACCCCATTCCCAAATCTAGTATTTCACTGCAGATTACGGAGAGGCTAGTGTAGCCTAAATaaaatacgttaaattgcataacgCCTGCATAGACAGAGACATATGTCCTTGATATAGACTGGCCGTTCTTGGAAGAGTTATTCCTGTTATTTGTATGCTAGAGACGAGACCGCCTTGCTTTATTTGGCTAGCTTTCGCTTTCACAATCCTTTGCAATGGTCAGCCTATGAGACAAGAATGATGTGTTACAACTAAAAATGAAGCATCGCAGGAAATCTTGACACAGTTCTGGAGAAGTTTGGCTTCGAGAACATCTAACTGCATTTGCGGTAAGTGGGCAAGAGGGTTTTCATCTGAGACCGGACCGGAGGTGTTTCGTTCACCTTTAATTTCACCGTGTCATTATTCGTGGATTAACGCTTTATGGAAAGCTTTTCGGTACACATAGTGCTTATTAAGGTTTTAATGTCATGTGATACCTTGGAGTTCTTTCTTTACTTGTTGCTCTGGTATTTCGGAGAAGGCAGGGGGCTTCGCTTTTCGTCCACTAACCTAAACGCTTATTTCCATAAAGACCATATATAAAACTTTCAAAGTATTTTACATAGCCGACGAAAAATGACACATTAGATTTTTATGGTGGATTTTACGtttcaaatatatgtttaaaatgtgcaaTGTAGCCTATTCAGCcaaattactgaaatattttctgtTATATTTTCGTACTAATGTTTTTGATATGGATCTTTATTTTTAGAGTAGCCTATCTACAGTACCTACGCGTGAGGAAATCAATTTTCCTTTGTCACTGAAGCGTAAGAAAGTTTTCGAGTAGATCACAAATTCTAAACTTCTAAATTTCTTAATAGCCTATTGATTTCATACGCTTCTCTTACAATTTTTTTGAccgtttttgataaaaaaaaaatgcggtGTAACCAATAGCTAGTCATCAAGTAAAAGTGCACAATAAAATACAGTAGgctacacacacaatatataatagTTCATTTTAATCATGAGattttcaaacatgttttttcaaacttatacactatttaaaaaaaaggtgcttcacaatgccTTTTtatctaaatggttccataaagaaccttaaGATCTGCAGAACCTTTCTATCTCACAGAAGGGTCTTTGTgacgaaagaaggttcttcagattatgaaaaggtaagaaagagatggttctttgtggaaccaaaaatgtttcTTCGCTGTGAAGTGTATATTCCTAGGGTTACTCCATTTGACCTGAACAAAATGTGCCTTTTCATAAAAGTTCACAGATTGATTTGACACAAGACACAAGGGTCTACAggagggctgcacaattaatccaaattttaatcgcgattaaaattATGGATACCacaattaatcgttcaaagtggTAGTTAGTTGTTCAAAGTCCACTCATGTTATTCTGCGTGTTTaagaagttttttttacattctacatatcttaagggttttccccccatttttttgttttagtataacattataataccagttatatttttattttgtataattaaaaaaaaaaaaaaaaatccgattTAAGTTGACAATTGAGGCATAAAACTATAGAAAAGCACCATATGTTTTTCCagttagagtgttttcagcttgtttattttcatataaaaatacggcaTGCATTTGCATCAAAcaatagtataaatataattcaGTGTAATCATAATTAATATTCGCAATTACAGTTTCAATGGAAtgatcgacaattatgatttttgtaataatcgtgcagctctaataTGGGGTCTTCTCTGTATTATGGTTTTCTTATCAAATGTCAACAATTGTAGGCTATGTTAGTTACACCACACTGACTTAATAGAACATCATCCGCATAGAAAGGGTAAGCTTTCTGTTTCATAATGACAAATTTAATTAAACCTGAATACACTTGATATCAGTGTGCTTCCATGCACAGACTTATGAGCTTTCCCACAGACTTTCTTTATTTTGTCTGTGCAAGAGCCATTCCCAACTCTTGATGTTAGAACTCTTTGTTTCTTTAAACAGGCGGCACATAATCATTCATCTATGATTTAGGACCATGGAGGAATGGTATGAGTGGGCCCTGATTCAGAATGGTCCAGCACAATGACACTGACCATGCAGATGCGCAACAGGGCCCATCCAAGCCGGCCGAGTCCCCTAAACCCTGTACTGTCCCACCGACACACTTTCACCCCTTTCGGGACCAGCAGGAATGTGACCTCATCACCCAGTCTGTGGAATACTTGAACCACAGTGGATTTTACTGGGGTCCCTTGGAAGTAGATGAAGCCCACGCTCGACTTGCCAAACTTCCTCTCGGGACATTCCTGATTCGGGACAGCATGCAAGCAAATGTTTTCTTCACTCTCAGCTATCAGTCTCCCGAGGGCCCGACCAGTGTGAGGGTGCTCCTGAAGGATGGGGGATTCAGCTTAGCGGGCAGTAAACATACTTTCACTTGCCTTTTTGACTTACTAGGATACTATATTGCATCCCCCAAAAAGAGTCTGAGTATGCCGTATCGTGGAGAAATGCCGCAGAGCTTGCAAGAACTGGCGAGAAGAGCTGTGGTGGGGAGCTTTGGGAAAGATAGTATTCAACATCTTCCTGTGAGCAAGAAACTTAAAGAATTTCTGTGGTTGTACCCTTTTAGTATATGAATGTGTATAGTTCATATGAAGATGTTACAGATGTTGCAGCTCTATAACAAAGTACGATTTAttggaaacaatgcatttcataTGGCGGGGTCACATTAGCAATTTCACTGGGCAAAAACATGTTCTTTGTTCATTGTCAATAATGCCGATTTTgcttattacaattattacaaacAACCTGAACACAACTTTACGGTGGTTGTGCAAAAAACTCAATTCATGCTGATTTCTTTTTAATGACAATGTGACCATGCCTATATGATTCTGTGCTCTTCATTGACCCAACTAGaacatgtactgtatttatgtGTAGTGATTGTTTGGATTATTTTACGATATTAACAATGcactacaaaacatttttattataataatttgttcaaTGCGCAGTAAGAACAGGGCAACACCACCACAAGCCTTCAATTGCTTTACAGCAATTCTTCTGGTACTGGGCCAGTGcaaagtttaaatatttgtaaaatgacagaattaactATTCAGTTACCTTTACATAGTATTGTCTGTctttatatatgaatgtaaacCACTGACCACAACGCACTGGTGATGTCATTATCAGTATGAACGGTTGAATTATTTTGATGTATTGGTACATATGTGTAGGCTATATAATCTGCTAtgcagaaatatgcatttcaccTATAGTGAGGCAAGGGTTTCATTTGTTTAGgattgctttttattattaaagataaaTTATTTGAGGTGATTTGAAGTGGATTTTGCTGTCATCTCTCTATGACGatttctctttcatttcttttgttCTAACGGATAAGTTTCTTGTAATGTGGCCCAACCCTAAAAAGAATCAGTAACCTCTCTCATACAGACTTTACAGAAACGGCCCCATCTAGGGGAAAATATGAGTTCTATATGCATCAGCCTACATCGGAAATGTGTTAAGCAATACATTTTTCTCTCTCCTCATTTTACACTTATACAAAAGTATgactatttattaaaatgatctgaTTTTGAAATTTGCCGGTTTTGCATGTCATCATGTGCTTGTCAGGCCATCTGTACATGTTTAAAACAACTGTGTTCATGTTGTGAATTCGTCTGTATTTTCACAGCAGAAGCAGTACTGAAGCAGAATCATAGGTTGAAATCACAAACCATGCACCGACCACTGTGCTTATTGAAATCACACCCTAATAGACAAAAACaggaaaacatttgttttcctcCATATCTATCTATTTTTTCTATCTACCTTTGACAATTCTTTTGCGTAATAAAACAGAAAGTTATGTTTGGCTCTTggatttttcacacacacaaaaaataaaaaaaattgaaagatgATCTCATTACGTTCATGGTTTTTCAGGACAGAAACCTGAAACAAAGACATCCATTGTGATTCTGTCCCGAATACCTCACATACCTTACACAGGAGTGGACATCTACATCAATGCATTTATTCAGTCAGttcttttagtattatttacgTATATATCTATATTTCAAGTTAGTAAGTTTAAGTTTATGTGATTTTGGCTTTGTATTTGTGTaagctttattgtttttttctgttatagTTTACTAATTTTAGTGCTTAAACTGAAAGTTTTTCATCTgctactatttatattttattatcattactttATACTGGTATTTACtactatttatattatatgaggAATGCCACAACAACTGAACAACTGGGCTTCATCTTAGAGAGAAAGGTACGTGAATGAGATCATATTTgtggatatatatgtatatcttttttaatattttatatatatatatatatatatatatatatatatatatatattttttttttttacctcaaagcAACACAGtacaataaaaattacatacaaCCATTTATAgagttacatttataaaataacaacCATGGATACAGTAAGAAGGATCATTTTGGTAATAATATGAGTAAATAAGACAtacaaaaaagagagaggaaaaaaaagtttttttaatacaTAGTTTAACAGTTTTATACATAGTTTAACAATGTTACACATATATTTATAGTCCAGTGGGCATGCAAACGATAATAGAGTCAGAgtgtatatatagttatatatatctGGACGTATGTACAGGATGACAGTTAGGCCACAGTATTCTCTCTTCCTCAGTCAAAGCCTCTTGAGATTCATTCAGCATCCAACCATTGGAACCCATTCTTTTATCAGAAGTCAGTGCACAAATTGTTCAACCAGGCACTTCAATGAGTTTTACCATTGTGATGACTGGAAACGTTTTCACAGGCCAAAGTATTCTTCATGCATGCCTTGGCATCACCCCTCTTTGACGTCCATTAATCAGTAAGTCCTTCAACAAAACTGCCTTTGTGTTGTGTGGTGTACTTATAAATCAAAAAacctgaaagacagaaagagaacaaGATTAATAGCACTTCGCTGTTTAATGCAGCATTTCCTTCTTGCATAACACACTTCTTTCATATATCAAAATTTACAATTACATAGtagattcaaattaaatttttattcttGATAAAGTCTATTGGTTTTAGTATCTGGCTTGCATGTGGCTGTGAAGCAGCATAGCTAGTGAACATGAATTGCTCCATGCAACCAACTTTCTTCCATAACTTCTTAGCTTTTTTCCAAGCTAAAGAAACatatcaagtgaaaaaaaaaaatgtagaggttgatttatttttgattggACCATGATGAGATCATTGCTCACGTGAATGGAGTCAGGTGATTGAAGGGAAAGGGATTAAAaagtaaaagtgttttataaaaaaGGAAGTAGTGTCAGACGAgggaaaaacaaaaattaaggCGACGTTTGATTTTAATAGGATTAACAAGCAGAGAAATACAAGGAAATTTGCGCattaagaaatacatttcagttttgaTTTCCCATAGACTTTGAATGtgttacatttttacttttaatttctaTACTAGTATGTATTAATCTAAGTCATGTGAGTGTCTCTCAAATACATAAAAGAAAATCACATACTGTGTTTGGTGGGAGGGAGTTCAAACATGTTATACCTACACTTATAGAAAATAGGCTACATTATATCAGGAGTAAGTGAATGGGAGTTACCTTCATTTCTTCAGTTTCTCAGCAATGAAAGATTTAAGATCTTTGAATTACACCTCCCACAATACTTGTTAAAATACACAAAGCTGATCGGACTTGTTATATCTCTTTTTGCTATCCACCCCTTAAAGCCTATAATCCCTATGGAAAACATGAACTGTTGACCTCATTCAGGTAAACTAACACGTGGATCCGGGCTTTAATCCTATTGCTTTCGTGGGGTTTGGTGATATTTAGTGATATAgatatattcttattttaaaatatatgtatatattctaaTTGAACAGAAATGAGAGACATTATTGCTACTTTGTCGTGTACATTGGCCACAAGAGGGCACTACTTCACTGTGGTAATTCCTTGGATTTTGATGGGACGTTTTAATACACATACCAttcaaaaatcaaatcaaatgattaAATGGGAGATTAGTTGGTCCAGAAACCTGATcctgaaacataaaaaacatatataggaGTAGAATGAACAAGAATAACTCATTTAGCAGCAAAACAGTGAAAGTAAGAGTATGGAGTAGTGACAGATTTGAGTGAAGTGTGATATTTGCAGTTCTGATTTGaacaaaaatcaaatgtaatgagGTTTTTAGTAACAGTTAAAGggtgttatgtatgtgtgttcacATTTAGTTTGCATGTGCACAGTCCCTTGATAGTAAATCTGAGATGGGAtaaataataatgacataaatCCACCAAAACCAAATATTATAATTGGAATATTTACTGGCACAACTGCTGTTGACCAAGCATGggctgtgtgtttgtctgtacaAGTTCTGAAACGTTCACCGTCTTGCATGGCCTCTTCAAACAAAATAACTGGTGTGCTcttttgaaagaaaaagaaacaaatgtggcATTTCGTGCAATTACTCTGCGGGACTGGTTCCACCAGAAACCAGTGATTTCTTAGAAATCATACGGTTGTATTTAGATCAAGGAAATCAGTCAGCACCTATCCTTTTATTCACCAACTGAGTGATAACTATTCTTGATTCCTAcacttaaaatgtaatgtaatttaactGGGCAGGTTTTCAAAACCAACAGCAATTACATTACGCTAGAACTGATAGGTTTCTTTTTGCGGTCACTAAAGAATCGAATGTGCAACTAAACACTCAGATTTAACTGAAATACTTAGTGGTACATTGTTAGCATTTTCATTTGACAAGCTGGATTGCTTCAGGCCGTGTGTATCTTTTGCAGTGATTGCATCTTGTCAATGGTTGGAACGACACCTTGGGGTTTTCCCAGAGCTGAGAATGTTACATCACGTCATTTGCATAAACATCACAAAGTAGttgtctatataaataaacttccaGCTAAATGTATACAGACAAGGTGATTAACGCAAACATTATAAACATATCGGATCAGTTCCACCCTTAGCGTTTTAAACCTGTCAAAGGGTTCAAACATATATTGGGCCCACAGCTTTTCACGTTTAAATTGCCATCGCAAAAGCTCAGTGGATCCTGCTGATTGTGCTTGGTTTCTACGCACCTTGCTGAAACACATGCAAATGGTTTGTTGGACTTAAAAATCTGTCTTTCCTagatgagagagacagaaagtctCCATTAATCTTTCTTATTTAAGCTGCATTGATAGCTAATATTTTGGAAAAACTCTGGAAATTTAGCACAGATAAAACGTATCACCTAACACAAAAGGATTTCTTTA from Carassius auratus strain Wakin chromosome 26, ASM336829v1, whole genome shotgun sequence carries:
- the LOC113044533 gene encoding suppressor of cytokine signaling 1-like, whose translation is MVQHNDTDHADAQQGPSKPAESPKPCTVPPTHFHPFRDQQECDLITQSVEYLNHSGFYWGPLEVDEAHARLAKLPLGTFLIRDSMQANVFFTLSYQSPEGPTSVRVLLKDGGFSLAGSKHTFTCLFDLLGYYIASPKKSLSMPYRGEMPQSLQELARRAVVGSFGKDSIQHLPVSKKLKEFLWLYPFSI